The window CTAAATATCACTTCTATGGGCTTTCTCGACTTATTTGAGCCTAAATACCCATACCATATACTCATCACTTTGTGAATGTGTATTCAGACGTTTTTTTGTACCCAGCTAAGTTTGCCttaattaaaactttacatttgCTTTACTTTCCAAGAATTTAACTTCAGTTCCTTGCATAAACTGCTAGAAACACCTTTAAGCTATTTCTCATTTATTACGggtttaatacattattatttgtgtttcttgtttcaacttgtaaaacCGTGCCATACACGAAACGCTCACAATTGTTTcatactttgtacactattatatgtaccattgttttactttattgtttgctttacgtgtagttttattaaataaagtaacgtATGCATGTATTTCTTTGTCTGAGCccgcaaaatattttcaaatagacCATAAAAAACGTAGTTTAACTGGCATGCGAAAAATGACAGAATAAGGAAAATCTAATCGAAGGGCATGAAAACCACATCAGATGCTTTGAAAACctcttaaaaataaattcaaaatccCGAGATGGTTTTCTGATATATCTCAGCAGCCAACAGCGAGTGAAGtgattacaaaacaacaacactttaaaaattaGATGTAACCTTGAACAGAGAAAGCTCACAAAATTTCCTGATTACCCCCTAAAACAAAGTAGTACAGCGACATATATTGCTAGTAATTTCCCTTCgtgatttatgaaataaaaaataacaaacattcacTTTGTTGCTCTACCACATACTATATCCAATTTCCAAACATTTATCCATGTGTAaaggcatggcctagcgcgtaaggtgtgcgactcgtaatccgagggtcgcgggttcgtatacgtatcacaccgaacatgctcgccctttcagctgtgggagcgttataatgcgacagtcaatcccactattctatagtaaaaaaagtaacccaagagttggctacattaggaacggctagcgcagatagccctcgtgtagctttgcgcagaatttaaaacaaattcaaattctCGATTTTTGAAGGCCTGTAAGTGAAATGTACAGCCAGTTTTCCTGCACGACTCTGTTGGAAGACCAGCGTaattaagaaacataaaataattaactctTTTTAACTTTCATGTGAATTAGTCTACCTTTATCAGCTATGGTATAGTGACGTAAGCACTAAAACTGGGAAAGCAACTTATATTTGACGTTATCATTTTTTCAGAGAGACGTCATTCGTATTTACTTCTCCAACTTTTTAGTAAACGTAACTTTAAAATGTTCGTTATTTTTCCCACTGAATTTTATCACAGACTCACAAACATTTCTCTTTTAAAGTTCTTAACCTTTATACGTTAAATTAAATAACCGGTATATaccctttatttattttcagatagCAGCGTcatagtttatcatattttacAGAAGGTTGagtaagtttattatttattatcatattatattttgaatatgcaaactaaCAAGTCACATGACATGTATAGTCAATATCAAGTCGCGCTGggtcgttttgtttgtttgtcttgaatttcgcgcagagccacacgagggctatctgcgctagccgtccctaatttatcagtgttagactaaagggaaggcagctagtcatcaccacccaccaccaactcttggtctactcttttaccaacgaatagtgggattgaacgtaacattataacgcccactccgctgagaggacgagcatgttcggtgtgacaagtatacaaacccgcgaccctcaggttacgagtcgagtgccttaatcacctggccatgtcgggcccgctGGGTACGACGTATATCAAATCTCCATTTTTTGGCTTAAATAGGTAGTGATAATCCCCACCAAAAATTGAACGATTTCGGGAAGGGTATGTAATTGCACTTTCCGATGCAAAATATTCAAAacgaaaatttacaatttttaagaCAGAAATACCCCTTATACTTAATGGtactggaaaacaaaggaatatgaatcaGCTTGAGGCGCCTGGATCTTCAAGAAAGAGTCCCGCAACAAGTCGTGACCTATTTGTAGTCAATAAAATGTGGCATTTTTCGCATTTGTTAATCCACAAACATAAAGGCCAGGGTTAAAATCCTTCCATATGTTGCATCCAGCAGAACACAAGTTCAACAAGAGGGATGTACTTCTGAAGAAGATACATAAGCCAAGTTTATACAAGTTACTTCCACGACATATCCATTCAACCAACAGATAGTTCAAGCAACTGAAGAATGAAATGAATCTGTGCTAATTCATGTGGTGATATACTggtaaaaagcaaacaaattcaGCGCTTGTAGATTTCTGTGCAATCAGAGTAATAAAATAAGTTCTAGGAAGATGTCTTCGCACACTAAACGGATTATGGAAAGTATGCAAGAAAGAGTAGTGCGCTTTTCAACATGAAAGTCTTATGATTGAGACTTTTACAATAGAAACTACATTATAGAGATGTTTATTTTCAGGATGTACCATCTTCAAATAGATTATGACTTAACATAACGATATGGACTGTGATGACGTGTTGGAGATTCTAAGTCATTCTAACATAACTTGCTCAACCCCTGTGTCACATCCGTTACTACACATATTTTGATCAATGGTATACTTACTATTTGTATTAGTCGTTCCCCGTTCgtgatgaggctttgctataagaaaacacacacacgtatgagTCCTATTATTTACCGGGGCTTATGCACTGTGTTTACTTGTTTGCCCtgaacaacgttttgattttTACCTTCACTGATTTTTTgccctttttatttatttattttttttacagtttattttactgttgttcaAAACAATCGTAAGTTATGTCTGATTCAAATGTTTTAGGTAGTTTTAACACAGTATATACTTTCGTATGCATACAGAGCTATTAACTGTAAAAAGTATGACGGTTtataaataatctatatttaacatcaataattaTGGTTGACAACACAGTGTAGAATCATCATGTGTCTTGTTCTCACAATCCAGATGTTATACGAATAAATAATTATGGTTAGCAACTCAACATAGAATCAACACTGATATACACGTGTCTTACCTTCTATATCCAGAGGTAACACTCATTAACTCTTATGGATGACAACTTCTACACACTGAATCAACGGTAAGATGGTAACATCAACGTTCCCCTCACTTTCTTTAACAACAGCACTGCATTATAATGGTGTCAGTATTATACAACCCGGATATGAATACTACAGTGTAAATACTATAAAACCCGGATGTTTCATGAGCGTTTTATTCCTAAAACTTTTATAGATTTTCCATGAAGACCACAATCGGAGTGATATGTGTTTTGGTTTTGACTGTGGTCCAGGCACGGGGTCCAGGACGACGTATGTTATGTAGTGAGtatagtattgttttattaccatGTCCTCTCTCTGAAAACACGCCAGATACTTGTGTTTTACCTTATGTAcacttaaaagataaatattgtattattattgttattacgtTCTATGTTTCTATACATAGtagataaatattgtattatcatTGCTACTACGTTCTACTTTTTGTACACATAGtagataaatattgtattattgttgttgttacgtTATATCTGTTGTACACATAATAGATAAATATTGTATAATCATTGTTATTACGTTCTATGTTTCTATACATAGtagataaatattgtattatcatTGCTACTACGTTCTACTTTTTGTACACATAGtagataaatattgtattattgttgttgttacgtTATATCTGTTGTACACATAGTAGACAAATATTGTATAATCATTGTTGCTACATTCAACCTTTTGTACACATATTTGATAAGTATTGTATTATCACTGTTATTACCTTCTATCTCTTTTACacatagtaaataaatatttattacccCTGTTATTACGTTCTACCTTTTGTACACTTTGTAGATAAATATTGTATTGTATCTGTTATTAAGTTCTACCTTTTGTACACATAGtagataaatattgtattattgttgttattacgttCTACTTTTTGTACACATTGtagttaaatattgtattatcacTGTTATTACGTACTACCTTTTGTACACATGGtagataaatattgtattatatgttattaagTTCTACCTTCTGTACacatagtaaataaatattgtattatttctgtTGCTACATTTTGTgctattataaatacaaatatgttgTTTACGTACTGTTGTACTATGTTCTCTGTGTAACATGATCTTCTTGCAAggaagattaataaataaatattccgtCTTCATACAAAGAATCGCCATTAGGGTGAAGGTGTATATATTAGAGCCTTACTCAACGTTTGTCACCCCTGTAGTCTGgttctattttattaatatcagtGAGATCAGAGCAAGATATTTATAGAGAAGACGAGAACGGACGGCTGAAGAAATACATAGAATGATCTAACCTTTCAGGTTCATCTGAATAATTAATTGTATGAATAATAACTGACTGGAAGTACACACACTTGAATGAAACAAAAggtataaaaatttattatactCACGTGGTTTTGTGAATGTGTTTTAGACGCTGATTTTCCAATATACGTGGACTGTCTCACAAAAGAAGGATTACCTGaggtaagaaaataataaatctctCTTGGCCATTTAGGTCATGGACAGCTCAGTTATCGGTCTgtcaaaattaatgttaaatattaacctgaagatggcctagaatggttaaaatgttgttctctacttatcagtaaaagtgttaataccatatcATACGTTTTGagttacacttttatttcaagtggcttGCTCGTCATCAAGGATCTGTCAAAATGTTTTATCCCTTCTTAAGGTGATGTTATAAAGTtcgtaaaacaattaaaaaactgATGTAATGGTTTAGAAATAAGCTAGACATTAGAATAATTTCTTAATCAACATATTTTGTCTGAAGATAGAGAATAAAGGTACAAGTTACGGACAAAGTTATTTTAGTAGAATGAGGCCGCATATTGGCTTGACTTCCCTTAGGGTTACTGGTCAGACAACTCAGATAACCTTCagtttgaaatacaaaattctaTGTTGAGATTTGATATAAGAAAGCGTAACTTTGAAAGAgttgtctttaattttttatatattcactTATTAAGAGTAGAAAATGATTTAGAAATTAATACTAGGTTTTTTTAAGGTGAACTTTAATGGAACAATCCTGAATAAGGTCCATGAATTGGCTAAGCTTACAGACTATGTACATGTACCGACTCCATCATAATGTTAATATCATACCTGGACATCTTATATCAGGTTGCAGAGGTCATAGATTATGTTTCTTACTAATGATAATTGTTTAATCTTTTTTATGAGAGACTTTAGGAATAGCTTTAAATTGACACTGCCAtcgtaaaaattaaaaatcttaacatAAACGTCTAAGTTACCGACAAGATGCACAAAGgttctctgtgctctgtccaccgcggagaatcgagaGTTCGGGAActtcagtgttgtaaatctgaaaacttgGAGCTGACCCGCTGATGAGCAACCGGTCGGTAATAAGAATTATTTACCAGTATATAAGAGATAATTtactatataaagtaaattttgtgTCCGGGTACAAACACAGTTGTACACTTATTATCTCGGATCTGTTCCTTATACGTTTCTACGTTACTCgatcaatcagcaccaaacttgacacagtgatacaggatgacaCGAGGAAGGTCTGAAGAAGTGGGGGTTAGTCTCCATTTAATTTCGTATATGATTTCAGAAATACTGAAAAATTAACACAACTTGACACACTAATACATGATGACATGGAGTAAGATTATCAGGGGAAAGATCCCCTCCTAATTTTACATTGATAAACTTTTTGAAAACAGgatgtatttagttttattatatagtatatatttttattacacttttaacGTTTATTAtgccaataaaataaaatagaagcacAATTTACTATTTACTATCCTTTGTTTGAAAtagaggaccggcatggccaggtgggttaaagctttcgactcataatgtgagggtcgtgggttcgaatcccgcttgctcgccctttcagccgtagtccACCTACAAATATTAGATTAATCTTTAATCCAATAAATAATGCAGCTAGTGTAATATGCCAGGCTAAGTAGATGAACTCAATGCCATAACAAATAcgtattataacatatttattttttcagttgaaTACCTTCACCGTTATCTACGTTTTCGGCTGTAATTCCAATAATATTTCATGAGATTCAGCCAACTTAGGATACGAATATTAGTTCTGAGCCCACCTACTAAGTTAGCAATGCAAATAAATCCTCTTAATgatacaatataattatatatgttaatttttttaaccaataCTATTGATAAAAACTAGGTTTAAAGGAAATTTCGTATATAGCTTAGCTCTATTTTCAAGGCACATGAAACTTAGAATTCGATTGTTGTTATGTTTTGTGGGAAATGCTGATGTTAAGTGGTTtaacaacattaattttaagATTCGCACTTAGTCCTAGGAACTTCGTATGACGGGGTGTTACActtataattttattagaataccTTACAGTCTGTCATAGTAGAAGCTCAGAAATATCCACATAAGCTGTATGGTTAAAgctattaaatataaatgaaattctaaacataaaatttaaggGTTAAGCTATTAAAAAATTTAGGGTTAAAGCTGCTAAAAATATACAGGTTTGTTCATGTGGACTGTTAAAACCTAAAGCTAGTTTTTTGGTGTATTATTTAGCATATCAAAACTTATTGGGAATGTCGAGAAACAGCAAAACCATCTGTTACCGATGACGTTTTCTTCAAAGAAGTATGTCGAGATGATAACGTCAGACATGAGGTATGGTTGgattatatgttaaaaaaactaaggtttgtattataaaatatgctttatataaataagtgtttttttaaaagaaatagagTTAGCGAATATAACGAATTATTCTGGGTATATTTTTCATACAGAAATGAAAGTAATAGCTATTGATAACTACATAATATAAATGTGTGCGTGTTCTTAAACTGATACTCAGAAGAAGAAAACAACACATGcatagatgttttgttttgatttttggcTAAGTCTATTAaattagttacaaacaacagGCATTTAATAATGAAGTGAAGGTTGGAATTGGCACGAACTGAACCACATAAATGGcaaatttttactgaaaatagtTTCAGTAAAGATGGATAAAATGATGACGAATCCATCATTTTGTTCTATGATTTTGAGAAGCGAAACGATGGAAGAAAAAATAATCTTAGTCTGCATATGATGAAATGTGTGCTTCTTTGCGTCCTAACTCCTCCAAAGTATTGGGTCAATCTCAATCAAAATTTGTACGTAAACATTATGAGCTACGGGGAATGTCTTAAGAGGTCAAGACTGAACTTAACTCTATTTCTGTATTGTAAAGCCTGTTGGTTAAGTACTCCTAGTCCATTGAGTCAATCGTAAACAATCTTGGCAAGTTGACTCTTTAGACATTGTTTAATATTCTTGAGTGAGTTAAGGTCAAAGTATGAAAATTACtggattgtttctcaaacaaccatTCTTTTCTCATGGTCAGCGAGATTTAGGTTGTTCAATGTTTGAATCAATTCAAAATCTTTATTGGTAAATAGAAATCAAacaacaaatgttgtttatggagAAACTTtgctataattttaaaaatttgagaTAAAGCttatgttcaagttattactttgaaatatattattgatgttaaaactacatttttaagcATTCTCCGTCAGTTGACGGATATTTCAGCTTATGcatttatattgtacaaaaacgtttttattaaacaataacacgTTAACTGATCCGATGCTTGACATCACATATGATACGTACTGGTAAGTGTTTAATACAATATCAAATTGTGAAAAAATCTGTAAAAAGGATATTTTATACTCTTATAGCTAAT of the Tachypleus tridentatus isolate NWPU-2018 chromosome 13, ASM421037v1, whole genome shotgun sequence genome contains:
- the LOC143239149 gene encoding uncharacterized protein LOC143239149 is translated as MKTTIGVICVLVLTVVQARGPGRRMLCNADFPIYVDCLTKEGLPEHIKTYWECRETAKPSVTDDVFFKEVCRDDNVRHEFADCIHKHKLNGTVPPVPTVCKKILGQRSLGKGVRRYLCANKERYECMKVKAPAERFQIRGE